A single window of Anaerolineae bacterium DNA harbors:
- a CDS encoding CRISPR-associated protein Cas2: protein MSERLFYLLTYDIADPKRLVKIAKIMESIGERVQDSVFEAYLNEEELKRILKRVERVMVMEEDSLRIYLICAACRMKIRCVGVGKVTSPPGVRIV, encoded by the coding sequence ATGAGTGAACGGCTTTTTTACCTTTTGACCTATGACATTGCCGACCCGAAGCGACTGGTAAAGATTGCAAAAATCATGGAGTCCATTGGGGAGCGAGTGCAGGATTCGGTTTTTGAGGCATACCTGAATGAAGAAGAACTGAAGCGCATCTTGAAACGGGTCGAGCGGGTCATGGTGATGGAAGAGGACTCGTTGCGCATCTATCTGATTTGCGCTGCCTGTCGGATGAAGATTCGCTGTGTAGGGGTGGGGAAGGTTACTTCTCCTCCAGGAGTGAGGATTGTGTAG
- a CDS encoding Fe-S oxidoreductase, translating to MLTTIEKLIFLLAALASLYGASRVALRISRVIRRGQGKIDWSVVPGRLLAVLLKTATFAPVFRARPLASFFHGLVGWGFIYYLLVNLGDVLEGFLPNYRFLGEGTLGNLYRLGGDVLSVAVLSGMIALAGRRFLLKPAALTARPDVFFLPEARAGIRRDSSIVTGFILIHVGARFVGQSFRIAAHAPDSWQPAANALAKLWAGWQPATLVFAEHLAFWLALGTILAFVPYFLYSKHIHLIMAPLNFLLKPQRRSIGELSKLDFEDESVEQFGVLRLEELSWEQIMDAYACIMCYRCQEVCPAYNTGKVLSPAALEINKRYYLNKEGARLARGEASSQTLLEVAIPPEAVWACTACGACIDICPVGNEPMRDILDIRRALVLMENDFPDQLQTAFRGMERTANPWNIASAERLNWAQGLNVPTIEQNPDPEILWWVGCAPATDGRAQKTARAFAQILNRAGVNFAVLGEAEQCSGDSARRAGNEYLFNELATANVELLNEVAPRRIVTTCPHCLHTLKNEYPAFGGHYEVVHHSQFILELLQQGKIRLSNAAAEDPADSLTFHDPCYLGRHNGILDAPRQVLMAAQQAMVEMQDHGRKSFCCGAGGAQMWKEEEHGVERVNAARFRQAQESGARTLAVGCPFCLTMLSDAAREAQSEMAVLDIAEVVWRQLEQSSRSAEGERLSQPES from the coding sequence ATGCTGACTACCATCGAGAAACTCATCTTTCTGCTCGCAGCGCTTGCCTCTCTTTATGGAGCAAGCCGGGTTGCCCTGCGCATCAGCCGCGTGATCCGCCGCGGTCAGGGAAAGATCGACTGGTCGGTTGTCCCTGGACGTCTTTTGGCGGTGCTCTTGAAAACGGCTACCTTTGCGCCAGTCTTTCGCGCCCGTCCGCTGGCAAGTTTCTTTCATGGTCTGGTAGGATGGGGCTTCATCTATTACCTGTTGGTCAACCTTGGGGATGTCCTGGAGGGATTTCTGCCCAATTATCGCTTTCTGGGCGAAGGAACCCTGGGAAACCTTTATCGCCTGGGAGGAGATGTGCTCAGTGTGGCTGTGCTGAGCGGCATGATTGCCCTTGCCGGGCGGCGGTTTTTGCTCAAGCCGGCTGCCCTCACGGCGCGCCCAGATGTCTTTTTTCTGCCTGAAGCCCGCGCCGGTATCCGCCGCGATTCGAGCATTGTGACCGGGTTTATCCTGATCCATGTCGGCGCGCGCTTTGTGGGGCAGAGCTTTCGCATTGCTGCCCATGCCCCAGATAGCTGGCAACCGGCCGCCAACGCCCTGGCAAAGCTCTGGGCAGGCTGGCAGCCGGCTACGCTGGTTTTTGCCGAGCATCTTGCCTTCTGGTTGGCGCTGGGCACCATCTTAGCCTTCGTGCCCTATTTCCTGTACTCCAAGCACATCCATCTGATCATGGCGCCGCTCAATTTCTTGCTCAAACCGCAACGGCGCTCGATTGGAGAATTGAGCAAACTGGACTTCGAAGACGAGAGCGTTGAGCAGTTTGGCGTCCTGCGTCTGGAAGAGTTGAGCTGGGAGCAGATCATGGACGCCTATGCCTGCATTATGTGCTATCGCTGTCAGGAGGTCTGTCCGGCTTACAACACGGGTAAGGTGCTCTCCCCGGCGGCTTTGGAGATCAACAAACGCTACTATCTGAACAAAGAGGGCGCTCGCCTTGCCAGAGGAGAGGCCAGTTCGCAAACGCTATTGGAAGTCGCCATCCCGCCCGAAGCGGTTTGGGCGTGTACCGCCTGCGGAGCTTGCATTGACATTTGCCCGGTCGGCAATGAACCCATGCGCGATATCCTCGACATCCGTCGTGCTTTGGTTTTGATGGAAAATGACTTCCCGGATCAACTGCAGACGGCCTTCCGCGGCATGGAACGTACTGCCAATCCGTGGAACATTGCCTCTGCCGAGCGCTTGAATTGGGCGCAGGGATTGAATGTGCCGACCATTGAGCAGAATCCTGACCCCGAGATTTTGTGGTGGGTAGGCTGTGCGCCGGCAACGGATGGACGCGCCCAGAAGACGGCCCGCGCCTTTGCCCAAATCCTGAACCGCGCTGGGGTGAACTTTGCAGTGTTAGGCGAAGCCGAACAATGTAGCGGCGACTCGGCGCGGCGGGCAGGCAATGAATACCTCTTCAACGAACTGGCAACGGCCAATGTGGAACTGTTGAACGAAGTCGCGCCGCGGCGGATCGTCACCACCTGCCCGCACTGTTTGCACACCCTCAAGAATGAATACCCTGCCTTTGGTGGTCATTATGAGGTGGTGCACCACAGCCAGTTCATCCTGGAACTCCTGCAGCAGGGCAAAATCCGCCTCTCGAACGCCGCGGCGGAAGATCCAGCGGACTCGCTAACCTTCCATGATCCTTGCTACCTGGGACGACACAACGGTATCCTTGATGCGCCGCGCCAGGTGTTAATGGCTGCGCAACAAGCAATGGTTGAAATGCAAGATCATGGACGAAAGTCTTTCTGTTGCGGGGCAGGCGGAGCGCAGATGTGGAAAGAGGAAGAACACGGCGTAGAGCGGGTAAACGCAGCTCGTTTTCGGCAGGCGCAGGAAAGCGGCGCCAGGACGCTGGCGGTTGGCTGTCCCTTCTGCCTGACAATGCTCAGTGACGCCGCCCGCGAAGCTCAGAGCGAAATGGCTGTGCTGGATATTGCCGAGGTTGTCTGGAGGCAGCTTGAGCAATCCAGCCGTAGCGCCGAAGGCGAGCGGCTATCGCAGCCAGAAAGCTGA
- a CDS encoding Carboxyl-terminal protease, whose translation MNRRFWLGLSIVIITLGCRTIGRWVNIQAEIPPPPSPSATLGQVFTPEPSPTPTIVPPTLTPSPIPPSPTATVLVTPSAQQLAIFEQLWQTVRDEYLYPDYNGADWEAIGAEYRQRVQAGMTDEAFYQAMDEMLAQLNDDHSVFLSPQEVAEEEAEYAGQTSYVGIGVLISAVPERQRATIILTFPNSPAEAAGLQAHDNILRADGQPILDEFGFLRSELLLGEPDTSVELIVQRPGESPRSLTLVRRPIEGALPVPYTALSTPKGKRIGYLLLASLADSTIDDQVEQALRELNRQGDLQGVILDNRQNSGGADTVARGVLSLFTSGRLGYFTNRHQERHWFEVRGKNVAGSATIPLVVLIGPDTVSFGEILAGVLQDQQRATLIGTPTEGNVELLWSYDFADGSRAWIAHDTFIPLNQPQADWEKMGIQPDLFISSNWDEVTLETDPVILAALEYFDQP comes from the coding sequence ATGAACAGGCGATTCTGGCTGGGTTTGAGCATCGTTATCATTACCCTGGGTTGTCGAACCATCGGGCGTTGGGTGAACATCCAGGCTGAGATTCCGCCACCTCCCTCACCTTCCGCCACGCTCGGGCAGGTGTTCACCCCTGAACCTTCTCCAACGCCGACAATTGTCCCTCCGACCCTTACTCCTTCTCCAATCCCGCCCTCGCCGACCGCAACCGTCCTGGTCACCCCCTCTGCCCAACAGCTCGCCATCTTCGAGCAACTCTGGCAGACCGTGCGCGATGAGTACCTGTACCCCGATTACAACGGCGCCGATTGGGAAGCCATTGGGGCAGAATACCGCCAAAGGGTGCAGGCCGGGATGACCGATGAAGCTTTTTACCAGGCGATGGATGAGATGCTTGCCCAACTCAACGATGACCATTCGGTTTTCCTCAGCCCGCAAGAGGTGGCGGAAGAAGAAGCAGAATACGCCGGGCAGACCAGTTATGTTGGTATTGGGGTTCTGATTAGCGCCGTTCCAGAAAGACAGCGGGCGACCATCATCCTCACTTTTCCGAACAGTCCGGCTGAAGCGGCCGGCTTGCAGGCTCACGACAACATCCTGCGCGCGGATGGTCAGCCAATTCTGGATGAATTCGGCTTTTTACGCTCCGAGTTGCTCCTGGGTGAGCCCGATACTTCGGTAGAGCTCATCGTTCAGCGACCGGGTGAAAGCCCGCGTTCGCTAACCCTGGTGCGCCGCCCGATCGAGGGCGCGCTGCCCGTCCCTTACACCGCCCTGTCTACACCCAAGGGCAAACGCATTGGCTATCTCCTGCTGGCCTCCTTAGCCGATTCGACCATTGATGATCAGGTCGAACAGGCACTGCGCGAGCTGAATCGGCAAGGTGACCTGCAGGGCGTGATTCTCGACAACCGCCAAAACAGCGGCGGCGCCGATACGGTTGCCAGAGGGGTGCTGTCCCTGTTCACCTCCGGTCGTCTGGGCTATTTCACCAATCGGCATCAAGAGCGACACTGGTTCGAGGTGCGGGGGAAAAACGTCGCCGGCTCTGCCACAATCCCACTGGTGGTCTTAATTGGCCCGGATACGGTCAGCTTTGGCGAAATCCTGGCCGGTGTTCTACAGGACCAACAACGAGCAACCCTGATCGGCACTCCCACCGAAGGCAATGTTGAACTGTTGTGGAGTTACGATTTCGCCGATGGTTCGCGGGCATGGATCGCCCATGACACCTTTATTCCGCTCAATCAGCCCCAGGCAGATTGGGAGAAAATGGGTATCCAGCCCGATCTGTTTATCTCCAGCAATTGGGATGAAGTCACCCTGGAGACCGATCCGGTTATTCTGGCTGCTTTGGAGTATTTCGATCAACCATGA
- a CDS encoding Ferrous iron transport protein B encodes MQAKDIIEKAEVLRAGLSTGFRDEMVKSLYREAEIIARRAVRRAGDKKYDLDQRIDRIVTSPLTGLPIMLALLGIVIWLTVSGANIVSDAIATVLFWIGDQGKAFFEFLRLPWWITGFIWDGVYRGLAWVVSVMFPPMAIFFPAFTILEDLGYLPRVAFNLDWLYRKSGAHGKQALTMAMGFGCNAAGVISTRVIDSPRERLIAILTNNFVPCNGRFPTLIMLATVFVAAGFSGFTASVIAAAAVVGVVLIGVGFTFLMSYLLSRTVLKGEASAFTLELPPYRRPNIRRILYTSLIDRTLFVLWRAMQTAAPAGALIWVLANIPYHNTSLAQAIAQWLNPFGYLLGLDGVILLAYIIAIPANEIVVPTMMMVYTNAGMMISTPETGEAIRSLLVGGHGWTLLTAINLMLFSLLHNPCATTILTIYKETKSLRWAAMSVVITLGTAFLVTFLTASLARLLGLV; translated from the coding sequence ATGCAGGCAAAGGATATTATCGAAAAGGCAGAAGTATTGCGCGCCGGTCTATCTACAGGGTTCCGCGATGAAATGGTCAAATCGCTGTATCGAGAAGCCGAAATCATCGCCCGGCGCGCCGTACGGCGAGCGGGCGATAAAAAATATGATCTCGACCAGAGGATTGACCGTATTGTCACCTCTCCTCTGACCGGCTTGCCGATCATGCTTGCCTTACTGGGGATTGTCATCTGGCTTACGGTTTCGGGGGCGAATATCGTTTCAGATGCCATTGCCACTGTGTTATTCTGGATTGGCGATCAGGGAAAAGCGTTTTTCGAATTTCTGCGTCTGCCCTGGTGGATCACTGGCTTTATCTGGGACGGCGTGTACCGCGGGCTTGCCTGGGTTGTTTCGGTGATGTTTCCCCCAATGGCAATTTTCTTCCCCGCCTTTACCATTCTTGAGGATTTAGGCTACCTGCCGCGCGTGGCGTTCAATCTGGATTGGCTATACCGAAAAAGCGGAGCACACGGCAAACAGGCGCTGACGATGGCGATGGGCTTCGGTTGTAACGCGGCCGGTGTGATTTCTACCCGTGTGATCGATTCCCCGCGCGAACGGCTGATCGCCATCTTGACAAATAATTTCGTACCGTGCAATGGCCGTTTTCCAACGTTGATTATGCTGGCAACAGTTTTCGTCGCAGCGGGTTTCAGCGGCTTTACCGCTTCGGTCATTGCAGCTGCAGCGGTCGTTGGGGTGGTTTTAATCGGCGTTGGTTTTACTTTTCTGATGTCCTACCTTCTTTCGAGAACCGTGTTGAAGGGGGAAGCATCCGCCTTTACGCTGGAACTCCCCCCTTACCGTCGTCCGAACATCCGACGTATCCTCTACACCTCCCTGATTGACCGAACTTTGTTCGTGCTGTGGCGTGCGATGCAAACCGCCGCCCCGGCTGGTGCCTTGATCTGGGTTCTGGCAAATATCCCTTATCACAACACTTCACTGGCACAAGCGATTGCACAATGGCTCAATCCCTTTGGTTATTTATTGGGTTTGGATGGGGTTATCTTGCTTGCCTACATCATTGCCATTCCCGCCAATGAAATCGTAGTCCCTACGATGATGATGGTTTACACCAACGCCGGGATGATGATTTCCACTCCGGAGACAGGCGAGGCAATTCGCAGTTTACTGGTGGGCGGCCATGGCTGGACATTACTGACGGCGATCAATCTGATGCTCTTCTCACTTTTGCATAACCCCTGCGCAACGACCATTCTCACGATCTATAAAGAGACCAAATCGCTCAGGTGGGCAGCCATGAGCGTTGTCATCACCCTGGGGACAGCGTTTTTGGTAACCTTCCTGACGGCGAGCCTGGCAAGACTGTTGGGTTTAGTATAA
- a CDS encoding diguanylate cyclase/phosphodiesterase (GGDEF & EAL domains) with PAS/PAC sensor(s), producing MQANLPLHSLIEQEQQRFDRQRRITYVIAALLGILMVIVDLIHLLLNQNLHAPVRLLYVLNDLFLILLALVVVWKLIERRTPLITVERTVFVVFTLESLLFNGLIPPLLGQSLAETWIETINDDIWFLLTICTLGFHLFRQRSAVWIVVSLYALSTAIVAAQTLFAARQGVDIAPGVRSLQTYGMGALFLCFIYIVARYRAQAQRLQIEYQLMEEWAFIDGLTGLFNRRRCEQFLYEAIQRSQRYNEVFTICLWDLDHFKQVNDLCGHEYGDEVLRQMSKVAQANIRSSDLLGRWGGEEFFLLLPRTPSAEAAVLVERLVEVLMANNCSAFEPVSASFGLAEFRPGDDRLSLLERADRAMYAAKALGGGQVCVAE from the coding sequence ATGCAAGCCAATCTCCCGCTCCACTCCCTGATTGAACAGGAACAACAGCGCTTCGACCGCCAGCGGCGCATCACCTATGTGATCGCCGCCCTGCTGGGGATACTCATGGTCATCGTTGACCTGATCCACCTTCTTCTGAATCAAAATCTCCATGCGCCCGTCCGCCTGCTTTACGTCCTCAACGACCTCTTTCTGATCCTGCTGGCGCTGGTGGTCGTCTGGAAATTAATCGAGAGGCGCACGCCGTTGATCACGGTCGAACGGACGGTGTTTGTGGTCTTCACGCTCGAATCCTTGCTCTTCAACGGCCTTATCCCGCCGCTGCTCGGTCAGAGCCTCGCCGAAACCTGGATTGAAACGATCAACGACGATATCTGGTTTCTGCTCACGATTTGCACGCTGGGATTTCATCTCTTCCGTCAGCGCAGCGCCGTCTGGATTGTCGTCAGTCTGTATGCGCTCTCGACGGCCATTGTCGCCGCTCAGACGCTGTTCGCCGCCCGGCAGGGAGTGGATATTGCACCCGGCGTGCGCTCGTTGCAAACTTACGGCATGGGGGCGCTCTTTCTTTGCTTTATCTACATCGTCGCCCGCTATCGGGCGCAAGCCCAGCGCCTGCAGATTGAATATCAACTCATGGAAGAATGGGCTTTTATTGATGGGCTGACCGGTCTTTTCAACCGTCGCCGCTGCGAACAATTCTTGTACGAAGCCATTCAACGCAGCCAGCGCTACAACGAGGTGTTCACCATCTGCCTCTGGGATCTGGATCACTTCAAGCAGGTGAACGACCTGTGTGGTCACGAGTACGGCGATGAGGTCTTGCGCCAGATGTCAAAGGTTGCCCAGGCGAACATCCGCAGCAGCGATCTGCTCGGTCGCTGGGGAGGGGAAGAGTTTTTCCTGCTCCTGCCGCGCACCCCCTCCGCCGAAGCGGCTGTGCTGGTCGAGCGGCTGGTGGAGGTTCTGATGGCGAATAACTGCAGCGCCTTTGAGCCGGTCTCAGCCAGTTTTGGATTGGCTGAATTCCGTCCCGGCGATGACCGCCTCAGCCTGCTGGAGCGGGCAGATCGGGCCATGTATGCTGCCAAAGCGCTGGGCGGCGGTCAGGTGTGTGTGGCTGAGTGA